The window AAGTACTCGCCGTACGCCCTAGCTATACCAAAATCATAGCCGCCTTTAAAGCCGAGCGCAGCCTGACCCTTATTATCTTTATTCGTGCCAGAATCGTCCTCGTCAGACCATTTAGTAGTGATGCTGGATTTAAAAGAATAATCTCCCTCGATACCTAAAAATATCCCCTCGCCGAAGCTTGAGCTTGCGCACACCGCAGCGGCAAACGCCGCGATTAAAATTTTGTTTTTCACATTTTCTCCTTACAATTTATAATTTCGGGCTTTCCACCGCCGCCGCTTTTGCCATTTTACCGCTTGCTATCTTTAAGCATTTCCCGCCAGATTTGCTTACAAGCGCATTTAAAATTTGTTGATTATAATATCCTTTTTTTGAAATTTCGATGAATTTCGCGACAAGACTTGGAATTTTATCTCACTCGCCTTGGATAAAATTCTATCTTGATTGCCAGCACGGAATTCGACGAAATTCTACGCCGCCTCCCTTGAACAGTTAGCAAATTTAAATGCCGGGTGTCATTAAAAAATAATCTGTGATGAAATTTAAAGCGCTTACTTAGTTGTTCGTTTTTATGTATAATTTAAAATTTACACACGAGATAAGTGCCGTGTTACCGATAGTAACTGCACTTTTAAAAATTTAAGACGATTTGATTTGGAATTTATAAAATTCCCGCCTCATTTTTGTATCATAAGCCAAATCCAAAAAAGGAGTATCTATGGAAGAACACAAAGTGGAGTTACGCAACTCCCGCTTACAAGGGCCGCTAGACTCAGACGTAGACGAGCTGGGTTTAGACAGGCTCACCGACACCGTGCCGTTTCCTAAGCGCGGCGTCATCATTATGGCGATTGCCGCTGCAGTGGGCTTTGCTCTATATGCCGCGTTACCATTTGAGCCCAATGTCAAAAAAGGCCTTGCGCTACTTGCTTTCATCGCGATTATGTGGCTTACAGAGGCCGTGCATATCACGGTAACCGCGCTTATGGTGCCGGTGCTTGCGGTAGCTATCGGGCTTGGTAAATTCGCTAAAGATGGCACTTTCACGGCCGCCACCATCAAAAGCACGCTTGCAAATTTTGCGAACCCTACGATCTTTACCTTTTTCGGCGGTTTTGCTCTGGCAACGGCTCTGCATATGCAAAAGCTCGATAAAAAGATCGCGATGTGGCTAATCGCCCGCGCAGGCGGTCGCTTGGGTGTAGCTGCGATTTTAATCTGCCTTGCTACGGCGATCCTTTCGATGTGGGTTTCAAACACCGCAACTGCTGCGATGATGCTTCCGATCGCGCTTGGAATTTGCGCCAACATGGACGAGAGCAAAGATCGCGGCACGCTCGTGTTTTTGCTTTTAGGCATCGCGTATTCTGCAAGCATCGGAGGTCTGGGCACGCTCGTGGGATCTCCGCCAAATTTAATCGTAGCTCAAGCCTTGCACTACAGCTTCGCAGACTGGATGAAGGTAGGTTTGCCACTAATGTGCGTGATGCTACCAATAATGCTTGTGGTGCTTTATATAATTTTCAAGCCGAATTTAAGCCATAAAATAGAGATGGATCTGGAGCATATCCCTTGGACGCGCGAGCGCATTATTACGATCGTCGTATTTGCTCTAACAGCGCTTGGCTGGATATTTTCAAAGCAAATTTCAGCCCTTGTGGGCTTTAAAGTGGATGATGCTTACGTCGCCATCTGCTCGGCAGTCGTAATCGTCATTCTAGGGCTTGCCAAATGGCACGACATCGCCGAAAACACCGAGTGGGGCGTGTTACTGCTTTTTGGCGGCGGACTTACGCTAAGTGCGGTTTTAGGCGATTCCGGAGCTTCTAAGGTGCTTGGTGATCTAGTCGCGCACACTTTCGGCAGAGCGCCTACTTACATCGTACTTTTGGTAACGGCAGTTTTCATCATCTGCCTTACGGAATTTACGAGCAACACCGCCTCGGCGGCGCTTTTAGTGCCGGTATTTGCGGGAGTAGCAGCGCAAATGGGGCTGCCAAAAGAAACTCTTACTATAGTAATCGGTGTGGGCGCAAGCTGCGCTTTCATAATGCCGGTAGCGACGCCGCCGAATGCTTTGGTTTTCGGCACGGGACGCATTCGCCAGGCGGAAATGGTACGAAGTGGTGGAATTCTAGCGATATTCTCCGCGTTTTTGGTTTCGGGATACGCGTATATTTTTTACTCGTAAAATTCCGTCAAAATTCTATAGTCCGGGTATCTACTCGGACTAAATATATTTATAAGATATATTTTTAAACTCCTAAATTTTCGGAATCTTTATAAAAAAATTCTAATTTAATACTATTTTAATCAGTTATCTGTATAATACACATATTTTACGGAAAGAAGAATTTATGGATTTTGATTTTATAGCTAAATTTAGCCCTATGTTCGTAAAGGCGGGAATTTTAACGCTAAAGCTCGCATTTTACGGGATTTTATTATCCATTATCATCGGCTTTATCTGCACGCTAATAAAATATAAAAGATTGCCTCTATTAAGCCCGCTTGTGAGCGCATATATCGAGCTATCGCGTAATACCCCGCTTTTAATTCAGCTATTTTTTCTATACTACGGCCTGCCCAAGCTCGGCGTTCAAATTTCGGGCTTTACCTGCGCGATCGTAGGTCTTGCGTTTTTGGGCGGAAGCTATATGAGCGAGAGCTTTAGGCTCGGTTTTGAGGCGATAAAAAAATCTCAGATCGAAAGCGCGATGAGCCTCGGTCTTAGCGAGGCGCAGATAGTATTTTACGTCGTGCTACCGCGCGCTTTTGCGATCGCCCTACCCTCCATTAGCGCAAACATCATATTTCTACTCAAAGAAACTTCGATCGTTAGCATAGTCGCACTTGCCGATCTCGTTTATGCCGCAAAGGACGTGATCGGGCTGTATTACAAGACGAACGAAGCGCTATTTATGTTAAGCGTTTCGTATCTGATCATAATCCTGCCGCTTTCGCTAGCGCTTACGCTGCTTGAAAAACGCCTTGCGTATATGAGAGGCTAGCGATGGAACTCTTAAGCGGCGAAAATTTAATCAGGCTTCTTGGCGGGCTTGGGGTCACGCTGCAAATCGCGCTCATCTCGATCGCGGTTTCGCTCGCTCTAGGCTTGGTGCTTGGAATTTTAATGGCCTCTGGGCGCAGAGCCTTATACATCCCGCTTAAAATTTGCCTGGAGATCGTGCGCATCATGCCGCCCATCGTTTGGCTATTCATCGTATATTTTGGCGCGAGCAAGGCATTTGGCATCCACATCTCAAATATCGCGGCTTCGATCATAGTCTTTAGCGTCTGGGGCGTTTTTGAGATGATGGATCTGGTGCGCGGCGCCGTGCTTAGCATCCCCAAGCATCAGTTCGAAAGCGCCGAAGCGCTCGCATTTAGCAGATTTCAAATTTATCTCTACGTGATCCTGCCGCTTGCGATGAGGCGCCTGGTGCCCGCGACGATAAATTTATTCAGCAGGATGATAAAAACAACCTCGATTGCCGTACTCATCGGCGTCATCGAGCTCGTCAAGGTCGGGCAGCAGATCATCGAAGTGAACGTCTTCCGTGACAATTACGCGCCGCTAATCATCTACGGAGCGATATTTTTCGTATATTTTTTGATCTGCTATCCAATCTCGGCGCTTTCGAAAAAACTAGAAAACAGGTGGAGCTGATGGAAATTTTAAAAATCGATAAAGT is drawn from Campylobacter sp. and contains these coding sequences:
- a CDS encoding DASS family sodium-coupled anion symporter encodes the protein MAIAAAVGFALYAALPFEPNVKKGLALLAFIAIMWLTEAVHITVTALMVPVLAVAIGLGKFAKDGTFTAATIKSTLANFANPTIFTFFGGFALATALHMQKLDKKIAMWLIARAGGRLGVAAILICLATAILSMWVSNTATAAMMLPIALGICANMDESKDRGTLVFLLLGIAYSASIGGLGTLVGSPPNLIVAQALHYSFADWMKVGLPLMCVMLPIMLVVLYIIFKPNLSHKIEMDLEHIPWTRERIITIVVFALTALGWIFSKQISALVGFKVDDAYVAICSAVVIVILGLAKWHDIAENTEWGVLLLFGGGLTLSAVLGDSGASKVLGDLVAHTFGRAPTYIVLLVTAVFIICLTEFTSNTASAALLVPVFAGVAAQMGLPKETLTIVIGVGASCAFIMPVATPPNALVFGTGRIRQAEMVRSGGILAIFSAFLVSGYAYIFYS
- a CDS encoding amino acid ABC transporter permease; protein product: MDFDFIAKFSPMFVKAGILTLKLAFYGILLSIIIGFICTLIKYKRLPLLSPLVSAYIELSRNTPLLIQLFFLYYGLPKLGVQISGFTCAIVGLAFLGGSYMSESFRLGFEAIKKSQIESAMSLGLSEAQIVFYVVLPRAFAIALPSISANIIFLLKETSIVSIVALADLVYAAKDVIGLYYKTNEALFMLSVSYLIIILPLSLALTLLEKRLAYMRG
- a CDS encoding amino acid ABC transporter permease translates to MELLSGENLIRLLGGLGVTLQIALISIAVSLALGLVLGILMASGRRALYIPLKICLEIVRIMPPIVWLFIVYFGASKAFGIHISNIAASIIVFSVWGVFEMMDLVRGAVLSIPKHQFESAEALAFSRFQIYLYVILPLAMRRLVPATINLFSRMIKTTSIAVLIGVIELVKVGQQIIEVNVFRDNYAPLIIYGAIFFVYFLICYPISALSKKLENRWS